One Asterias rubens chromosome 8, eAstRub1.3, whole genome shotgun sequence genomic window, cagagagccatgagtaagcagagagccatgaataagcagagagccatgagtaagaagagccatgaataagcagagagccatgagtaagcagagagccatgaataagcagagagccatgagtaagcagagagccatgagtaagcagagagccatgagtaagcagagagccatgagtaagaagagccatgaataagcagagagccatgagtaagcagagagccatgaataagcagagagccatgagtaagcagagagccatgaataagcagagagccatgagtaagcagagagccatgaataagcagagagccatgagtaagcagagccatgagtataagcagagagccatgagtaagcagagagccatgaataagcagagagccatgagcaagcagagagccatgagtaagcagagagccatgagtaagcagagccatgagtataagcagagagccatgagtaagcagagagccatgaataagcagagagccctgagtaagcagagagccatgagtaagcagagagccatgagtaagcagagagccatgaataagcagagagccctgagtaagcagagagccatgagtaagcagagagccatgagtaagcagagagccatgaataagcagagagccatgagtaagcagagagccatgaataagcagagagcaatgagtaagcagagagccctgagtaagcagagagccatgaataagcagagagccatgagtaagcaaagagccatgagtaagcagagagccatgagtagacagagagccatgagtaagcagagagccatgagtaagcagagagccatgagtaagcagagagcaatgagtaagcagagagcaatgagtaagcagagagcaaTGAGTAACCATGAAGTTGGCTCTGTAGcattgcctttaataataagtGAATGCATTAGGAATCAAACTAACATACAGCTTTTAGTTTAAACATGATCGTTTGTAGGTTTAGATTCATCTATTGACATTCAATAATGGAAGCTTATAATTGTTGATTACTGAAGAACAAGGGCCagctttggtgtttttttttccccgtaaGTTTCCAAGAAACTGATCTGAAAACATCCTGAAACATCTTATgttgcatattttgttttattcttccaGCTATTTCTCCCACCTGGTTAAGAGagattttacaaaaacatgttcTTGAAGATTCTTATTAAGTATTGAACTGCTGTTATATACTAATAATACTACTTctaatatttaaatatttactgATAAATTATTTCTATCTACTGCTACTTATCTACTTCTACTTATAATATTTACTGAAAAACTATCCTAGTACTATCTTAAACTACTCTAATGTTTTATACTGGCACAATTAAATATTCTAATACCATTCTACTGCTACTtatctacttctacttctaatATTTACTGAAAAACTATCCTAGTCCTACCTTAAACTACTCTAATGTTATATACTGGCATAGTCAAATATTCTACTAGCATTCTCAAGCCAACTTCACACGAAACGCTAGAATTAATCATACCTTGAGTTATGATGAGTTATTTCATCCTAaccgtcttcggatacggaattTAACTTGTCGTAtaaagtcttaagattaatccttagtaaggcagagttttgtgaaatcgacgacttGTAGGCCTATACTTAACTACTTTTACtttgttgagaaataaaataatctgAAATGTCATcttcaagaattttttttagatCTTCAGTCTTGCCAGGTGAGAGAAATTATAACTTTTGTAATGACAGTTTTGAGAGAACAGCTCTGAAATTTGAGTTTCATTTCGAAAAGCTGCAATAACACATTGCATTCAATTGACCAGAGTTAAAGGATCTTTGAATAGGACGTTTATTTTAtcttacatttttgtaaaccccttttgtaaatctTCACCCGAATGTAAAACTACTAaaagctggtttatacgcgGACACACGATGATCGCGAGGGCGTGACGCAATTTAAAGAGGAAACAGACGTCCAAACTGAAAGATTTTCTACCCGCGCGaccaaaacaagcgtctgcgtaTATTTCGTGATCAGAGATGGGCACAAACTTGAGGTCAAGGTTAAATATCGGTTTtccttaattattttgttgaatttatttttacttttatatatgttgttaattagtaATACATTTTCATCAACATATGTAACTTTCATGGTCAACCATTactttaaactaaaataatggacgaaacaaaatctccccaatgTAAATCTCCATAAGGTTCGaaccacaatggtcccggaagttgAAATCCGCGCGAggcttgcacagtctattacaCGACAGAAGAGAAAAAAGACTTGCTTGAAATTACaaagtagaaaacattaaaccacTTAGGCACAAAACCTGAATACCTTTCAGTCAGAGTACACATGAAGATAAAAGCAAGCTAAATATGTGTAACCATTCCACTTGCTTTGTAAGAANNNNNNNNNNNNNNNNNNNNNNNNNNNNNNNNNNNNNNNNNNNNNNNNNNNNNNNNNNNNNNNNNNNNNNNNNNNNNNNNNNNNNNNNNNNNNNNNNNNNNNNNNNNNNNNNNNNNNNNNNNNNNNNNNNNNNNNNNNNNNNNNNNNNNNNNNNNNNNNNNNNNNNNNNNNNNNNNNNNNNNNNNNNNNNNNNNNNNNNNNNNNNNNNNNNNNNNNNNNNNNNNNNNNNNNNNNNNNNNNNNNNNNNNNNNNNNNNNNNNNNNNNNNNNNNNNNNNNNNNNNNNNNNNNNNNNNNNNNNNNNNNNNNNNNNNNNNNNNNNNNNNNNNNNNNNNNNNNNNNNNNNNNNNNNNNNNNNNNNNNNNNNNNNNNNNNNNNNNNNNNNNNNNNNNNNNNNNNNNNNNNNNNNNNNNNNNNNNNNNNNNNNNNNNNNNNNNNNNNNNNNNNNNNNNNNNNNNNNNNNNNNNNNNNNNNNNNNNNNNNNNNNNNNNNNNNNNNNNNNgatacagaaaggactactgaacacattttatcagtgtgggatgggtaaaccagaaaaagtttgagatttatgagaatttttaaacattgggtttttgggccaaaattaaaaaaatctgtgatgccggcatcacaaaattttcagatttcgggtcaacaaattttgggtgattttatggtttcaaatgatacagaaaggactactgaacacattttatctgtgtgggatgggtaacgagcaaaagtttgagatttatttagaattttgtaagtttggatttttggtccaaagtccaaaaaatctgtgatgccggcatcacaaaattttcagatttcgggtcaacaaatttgggtgattttatggtttcaaatgatacagaaaggactactgaacacattttatcggtgtgggatgggtaaaccgagcaaaagtttgagatttattgagaattttgtaagtttgggtttttggtccgaaattaaaaaaatctgtgatgccggcatcacaaattttcagatttcgggtcaacaaattttgggtgattttatggtttcaaatgatacagaaaggactactgaacacattttatctgtgtgggatgggtaaacgagcaaaagtttgagatttattgagaattttgtaagtttgggtttttggtccaaagtccaaaaaatctgtgatgccggcatcacaaaattttcagatttcgggtcaacaaattttgggtgattttatggtttcaaatgatacagaaaggactactgaacacaatttatcggtgtgggatgggtaaacgagcaaaagtttgagatttattgagaattttgtaagtttggatttttggtccaaagtccaaaaaatctgtgatgccggcatcacaaaattttcagatttcgggtcaacaaattttgggtgattttatggtttcaaatgatacagaaaggactactgaacacattttatctgtgtgggatgggtaaacgagcaaaagtttgagatttattgagaattttgtaagtttggatttttgggccaaaattaaaaaatctgtgatgccggcatcacaaaattttcagatttcgggtcaacaaattttgggtgattttatggtttcaaatgatacagaaaggactactgaacacattttatcggtgtgggatgggtaaacgagcaaaagtttgagatttattgagaattttgtaagtttggggtTTTGGTCCGAAatcaaaaaaaatctgtgatgccggcatcacaaaattttcagatttcgggtcaacaaattctGGGTGaatttatggtttcaaatgatacagaaaggactactgaacacaatttatcagtgtgggatgggtaaacgagcaagaGTTTGAGATCTAtttagaattttgtaagtttgggtttttggtccaaaattttaaaaatctgtgatgccggcatcacaaaattttcagatttcgggtcaacaaattttgggtgatttatggtttcaaatgatacagaaaggactactgaacacattttatctgtgtgggatgggtaaacgagcaagagtttgagatttattgagaattttgtaactttgggtttttgggccaaaattaaaaaaatctgtgatgccggcatcacaacattttcagatttcgggtcaacaaattttgggtgattttatggtttcaaatgatacagaaaggactactgaacacaatttattggtgggggatgggtaaacgagcaaaagtttaagatttattgagcattttgtaagtttgggtttttggttcaaaatcaaacaaatctgtgatgccggcatcacaaaatttacagatttcgggtcaacaaatttggggtgattttatggtttcaaatgatacagaaaggacttcTGAACACATTTTGTCAgcgtgggatgggtaaacgagcaaaagtttgagatttattgagaattctgtaagtttgggtttttggtccaaaatcaaaaaaaatatgtgatgcaggcatcacaaaattttcagatttcgggtcaacaaattttgggtgattttatggtttcaaatgatacagaaaggactactgaacacaatttATCTGTGTGgaatgggtaaacgagcaaaagtttgagatttattgagaattttgtaagtttgggtttttgggccaaaattaaaaaactctgtgatgccggcatcacaaaattttcagattttgggtcaaccaattttgggtgattttatggtttcaaatgatacagaaaggagtACTGAACACAATTTATCTGCGTGGaatgggtaaacaagcaaaagtttgagacttattgagaattttgtaagtttgggttttgggtacgaaatgaaaaaaatctacCATGGTATGGTCAAAAATTTCCGATTTGGGGTCAACAAATTTCCTTTAGTTTTATGGTTCCCAATGATACAGAACAGACTACTCAATACATTTCATCAGCCGAGACTGggtaaacaacaattttttttagattcATCAGAAAAAACAGTGATGCCGGCTTTACGAAACATTTTGGGTGagtttatggttccaaatgatacagaaaggactactgtcACAAGAGGGCTCTGTAGTTTATGGTATTATTTGGTTAAGTACATGACACGTAGCTAAAACGTAAGTTTGGGGCGTTGCCCTACGTCATTGACCATATATGGAAGTATTAACGGGATTCCTTTTGTAAGTTATTTCTTGCATAGTAATGAGGTGATTTTGAATTGGGAACCTTACGGGCATTGGAATGTCTGGTGTTCAGATCCGTCCAGCATCTCGAGGAGTGCGTTAGCACAGTTTGGCCTAAGAAATGATTGGCGATAGCCTGAAGTAGTGGAGTCATGTTGGGCAATAGCCTAGTAATGTTTGACAATAGCCTAAAGTATTGATGTAGTGGCGATAGCCGAAGTATTGCAGTCGTATTTGGCGATAGCCAAGGAGTTCAGCAAAAGCTGATAGATAATTAATTTGGTGGATGCAAGGGACACTGCAGCAGAGGGCAGTCGGTCCAACCGAGTTGAGACAAAACCTGTTATTTTACAGAATTGAGGGGAGCCAGTTTTAAAGAGCATAATCTCGCCGAAACTGTAAGTTAATTTAATTATGATAGTTTTGTACTATTTCCTTTGTATAAAGAATGTTGTATGGCTGTTTTTGAGACAAAAACTGGAAGAAGGGAAACTTCGTAAGAGTGACGATTATTGCAACCCAAGTGTAAATTGATGTTCAGTATAAATCTGCTGGCAAGTTTGTTTGATGGGCGGCcgatttgaattattttttgtattgtaaaGTGAAATTATGTAGCTCAGCTGAATCCGTTTTATTTACAAGTATTTTGGGTAATATTTCAGGGCTCCCAGTATGGAGTAAAGATTACGATACTTCGGCCTTGATAGGGTACCATGAAGGTGGGTGCGTGGGGAGACACGTCGCTAACCCGGAACACCCGGCTGAAGGGGAGAGACTCCCGGAGCCTAATGACGAGAAGGATTGGTGATGTAAACTTGAAACGAACTTATATTGCAGGCAGTGGGCGGTGGAAGACAGAAGAGTAATTTATGGACGCAGAAGTCGTTGAGACTTTGAAAGATTATTGTTGAACTTATTTGCGACATcataatttataaattattcaTACTTTATTTTCCTTTGTTTCATTGGTCCAAGTGTAAATAttcaattgtaaataaataagtttagCATAAAACGCATCGATTCAAAAGTCAGcgtttatttgtaattttgtggtgTGCTTGGAGGAACAGTTTCTTTAGTTTTGATTGTTGGTATTTGGGATAACCTGGCTTTGTGACAACTACTATGGACAATGCTGGCATTGGCAAATTTTCGGTGTTGGGGGTCAAACAACTTTCGGTGTCTTTATGTTTTCAAATGAAACAGAACAGTTTACTGAAGCGATTTCATCAGTGCAGACTGAGTCAATCTACCAAAGTTTGAGATACATTGAGAATTTGTTGATGTTgagtttttagtaaaaaatctgaaaaatctgcCATGCTGGCATGGGACAAtgttcagatttggggtcagacaattttcagtgattttatggtttcaaacgACACAGAacagactactgaagacatgTTATCAGTGCTGACTGGGCTACTGAGTAAAAGTTCAAGATATATTTGGATTTTTGTGAAGTTCTCAATTAAACTTCCTCTATAGTAGGTTCCAGTTAAATATTGGAAGACAAAATCAACCAAGTGTTGTCCCATTGGTTGCCATTGTTGAAAGTATTTGCAGAGACTTCTGCTTTTTATGGGGAAAAAGAGTTATTACATGTGCATATATAATCAAGATTACTAGCAGAAAAGCAAACAGTAAGCATGGATTACCTTAAGGCTATAGGACGTATGCATCATCAGAGGCGCAGAGACTCTTGGCTATATGGAGAGCAGCAAGTAGTACAAGTGGAATGGTGCAGGTAAGATTGCAGGGCGGGAAGAAGAGGCGTAGGGTGTAGAGGTGGCAACTGTCCTGTCTCAGCTTTCACCTGCAGTTTGGAGGGAAAATGACCTAACACAGTGTTATTAAAACAGTTCAGAATAAATTATTACACTGATTTCTGACCAAGCTTTGTTTAAAAACCAATGATTTTGTTTAGGAAAGATCAAATAATCTTGTTAAAGGATGAATTATATCCTGTATATTTCAACAATGCAATCAGGAAGTAGCTACGATATCTCAAAGTGAGTTCAATGTGTGAAGATTTTGATAATACAGATTGTCTTAAATGTTGGTACAATTACATTTCAAGTGTAACAGTCCAAAGTGTGCAGTGCTAGTATTTCAAGCCTGTATCTAGTATACAATACTTCTGGTACCAATTTAATTTCACTTTTCAGTTCACACAGTTTCACGAGTCATCTAAATGTTATTGTTGTGAACCATTTTGATGGTTGAGAGGGTGGGCTAACACTTTACCAAAAtctccaacaacaaaaatgctgaAAATTGCCTGCTATTGAGAGTTGGCTGACCAAATTCTCCAACGCTGAAAATGTTTGCAGTGAAACAGAGAGAGTGTTTGACTCGCTGATGAGATCAGGGGAAGTCGGTAGGCATGAAGACAGACAAACTTTTGAGAAGCACCCAGTGAAATTCAGTCACCCATCAGTGGCACAGGGATGAAGTGTTCCAATGATACAGAACAGaatactgaacacattttatctctGTGAAAAGGGTATATGAGAAAcaatttgagatttattgagaacttTGTGAAGTTgaatttttagtcaaaaatctCGCATGCCTGAGGCGCTGTGCAAAACCTAAGCACCTTAGGTTAgtgttatttatagtttataaaTAGAGACACAGACACATTTCTGTTGTAGTATCATCGGGTCATGTTCTCTAACTCTCAGGAATCACATGTAATACAAGATGGCTGCCCGCATGGCAACTGCCTATAGTTGccaacacaagagggcggtataaCATATAACGTAACATCCTTCTTTTTTTAACGGTAAACAAGAAGATTGTCATGAACTCCAAATTTTAACAAACCTAGTAATTATACACAACAAGTTTGCAAAAGCAAATCCTTACTAAGTGAACAAAACTTTTACAGTTGGTTTTTCACTGAAAGTTTAACAGGTTTAACTGTCAACCAAGACTGTATCCTTAATATAACATATAACGTAACAGTTAGGGCAAACATCCAGGATATTTGAAGTGAAATACTCACATATAACTTTTTTTTGATAGATAAAGTCTTTGAGCTGACATGTCGGTAAATCACAAGGCAATCAGATTTCAGATACATGCAGTGCATATAATTTTATTAACCATGGAATTTTCCCAGCCATCTTCAGTCCAACTCAAACCCTATCAATCCATCCACCCCAACCCTTCAAATATGAAGCCTGGTTTatatttcctgcgaatgtgatacgaattttgacgtcacaaaatcgcAACAAATAAATCGCAACAGTCGAATTGTGCCAAACTTGTGCGAATCATTGGGTGCAAAAACAGGAATGAGACGTCAGAAACGCTTTGCATtcacagaaagtatgaaccaggcttactTCTCTATCGATCCATAGTTGAAGGGTTGGAGCGACCAACACTTCAACTATCACCCATGTTCCACCCCCTATCCTTCCCTATCCAACCCCAGTACACTCTTACCAGCCGGGCAGTGAGGAAGATCTGGCTTTGGAATGCTGGTGATCCTTTGAAAGTCATCCTGGCAAGCATTGCAGAGATGTGTTCGACCAAAGCAGAAGAACACAGCAACTGAACAGCAGTAGCAGCACTTGTGCTCCAGGAAATCTGTCCCATGCTTTGGACACATCTGGGGTCAATCAAATTAGGGGAAAGATGGAGCGTTGGAGTTTGGAGGAATTTGGTTGGTTAAAAAACTCattgtttgcaaaatgttttaatcaaaattgttCATATCTTGTGAGGTGAAATTCCCTAAATGTtatattaaagggtctatgtaacatttgtaggacaaaaaaaaacaatgtccacactAAACTTTACACAGTTTgcagataatggtagtagaaagcttccctgaaaatgttacgtgctgaggtgctgtagtttgggggaaatgagtaaaacaatgtcatgaaaataattttcgtctcatgagacgaaaattattttaatcttttCCAACCACGGAGCCCTCTCCACGTGACAGTGTGGACAATGGGAGACTATAATGAAATTCTCGGTGCCAGCAGACATGCAAGGTACATAACTTTATCAGGTTTTGAACTCACATCCAACTCGTGCTTGTACCATAAGTGTGTGTCGATTCGTTTGTACGCTTTGCCGTAACAACCTGGTACTGGGCAGTCCGCAGTTTTCCTTTGGTAACACTTTTTGTTCCCAGCTGCACGTGGTTTGGAGATTGGTTGTCTGAAAGTATTTTAGATTGTATAAAAAAGTTATATTGACAATTTTGTAAGTAAAACTGGTTTGCAACATAAAGCAATGAAACTAAGAAAACATTGAAGAACTTGGGTTTTAAGTATGTCTTAAATGTTTGATAATggatttatcttcaagcaaacttggcacTTTTGACAGAACAAGAAACAGGTAGTGATAACAGCCgtgcaaatattttttttatcaccactccattctgcaaatctgattggaggattagcgcgtacttgaagataaaggtAAATTTGTATCGCTAATCTTTTTGCTATgggttgaccaatcagaaccGTGAatcaaagtttgcttgaagataaaaggaaacatttaaaggcctaaagaataaaaataaaattatcttTAAGTGATATGGAGGTAATGTGACACAGGATAACAAAAAAGCAATGGGCAGTATCATAAAGGGAAAGTACAAAGTACTCCTGCCAAGCCATAAACTTACCTTTTTCGTGTCTGTGCAATTATGGTTAGCCGTCTTTGTTGATCAGCAACTTTATGCTTGCGCCTCAAATGCTGTGCAAAGTACTTGACCAAATTGTCTTAAGGGCATAATGGGCACTGGCGGGAAACTTGTTGAGACTGataaaaaaagaatttaaataTATGTAACACTGATTTAAATCATGACATGAACATTATTCAAAACTTTATCAAGCACATTTGACCTTAATGTTCAACACCAGTGGAATAATAAGAAAGACAAAAATGACTGAAAAAGCAAGCAAGTGTAACACAAATAACTGCAGTGTTTTTGCAGTCATACCAAAGGCAAATTTTGTATGCATAGAAGGTCCTCTATGTTTAACCCTAACAACCTCTAACCCTTAATGACCCAAAAGTCTGTGCTAGATTTCtcaattccatgtacagccacaaaCATGCTATAATTATAACGACAGTCCTCGGCCCCCCTTTAACTTATTCAATGAGGAGAACTTGCAAGCACAGATTGGACATCTATATCATGCATAGTTGTGTTCAATATCTATAAACCCCTTAAAGAATATGGGTTGCAGAAGTGCTACCGTCATACTTCTACTTGCactaataatatttataagtttTATCACTCTTGTTTTAGATTAGTGGTTTAGACACTAATTTTATCAATGAATTCTCATGGAAAACCAAGTTGAATGAAGCAGACTTGAACGGTAAATAGTTAAATTCTGTGTACTGGTGTATTGGAAATGTGTGCATCCTCGGAACTATTAATTAGCAATTACAAAAATTGCTTTCACCTAACGATCTACAAAACAACACAACCACAATACATAGCAttgaacatgtacatggtatGCTAAATGATATtttcattacaaaaacaaaaaatacccatCTCCTGGAAAAATgagttacaaaaacaaaaaatacccatCTCCTGGAAAAATAAGTTTTAACAGACTGATCCAACCAAAAAGCAAgatggaaaaacaaacaatgtaatttttgtgaaaACCCTGCACCGACGTGTGATGTATGTCATTATTTGTGAGCCCTGtggaaaaccaaaaaaacaggGAGACCAACCACCATGCAAACGTATTTtcacgacattgttttactcatttctcaaaaactacagcacctcaggaagtacatgtaatatttgaagggaagctctccactatcattatcttcaaaccctgtaagtttacaGTAAGTCTATGGAAAAGTACCCAAGTCCTTTAACTGTTCTATTTGCCGACCGTAAAActagttgtaaaacaaaaactaaagaCTGTAAGCCCACACAGATTTCTGATTGGGAAAGAGGACGCTTGAGGATGCTATTGTGACCTTGTTTTGGGGTGGTTGACTTTCACAAATGAATGAACAATAAATGTGTCCATATGATCAAATt contains:
- the LOC117293249 gene encoding uncharacterized protein LOC117293249 isoform X1, with product MSSTLANSSMYLKQVFFFDIHPPLGKLLLAGAGYMADTNVTFPFERIGDDNQSPNHVQLGTKSVTKGKLRTAQYQVVTAKRTNESTHTYGTSTSWICVQSMGQISWSTSAATAVQLLCSSALVEHISAMLARMTFKGSPAFQSQIFLTARLVKAETGQLPPLHPTPLLPALQSYLHHSTCTTCCSPYSQESLRL
- the LOC117293249 gene encoding uncharacterized protein LOC117293249 isoform X2, producing MSSTLANSSMYLKQVFFFDIHPPLGKLLLAGAGYMADTNVTFPFERIGDDNQSPNHVQLGTKSVTKGKLRTAQYQVVTAKRTNESTHTYGTSTSWICVQSMGQISWSTSAATAVQLLCSSALVEHISAMLARMTFKGSPAFQSQIFLTARLVIFPPNCR
- the LOC117293249 gene encoding uncharacterized protein LOC117293249 isoform X3 — translated: MSSTLANSSMYLKQVFFFDIHPPLGKLLLAGAGYMADTNVTFPFERIGDDNQSPNHVQLGTKSVTKGKLRTAQYQVVTAKRTNESTHTYGTSTSWICVQSMGQISWSTSAATAVQLLCSSALVEHISAMLARMTFKGSPAFQSQIFLTARLR